Proteins encoded by one window of Rhodobacteraceae bacterium IMCC1335:
- a CDS encoding MFS transporter codes for MLSVFKNSWALLLGMMLLMVGNGLQSTLLGVRGGIEQFLPFEMSMIMSAYFIGFLGASRMVPSLIRRVGHVRVFAALASFISAVLVLFPLYLNPVFWMFGRLIIGFCFCGVYIIAESWLNNAATNENRGQSLSLYLILQMVGIVVGQGLLVTSDPGGYTLFIIISVFVSVSFAPILLSISPTPAFETTNPMPLKKLIETSPLGCAGMFVLGGVFSAQFGMAAVYGAEVGLSLGKISLFVATFYIGAVFLQYPIGWLSDRMDRRRLIMSVAAIGAVGALIGVFMGQNFTLLLVSAFIVGGTSNPLYSLLIAHTNDFLDFDDMVSASGGLLFINGIGAIAGPLIVGWVMQAIGAYGFFVLISFLMAGLALYAAYRSTQRAAPTVEEANAYQTVMPTASLLSVEFAQEIAIETAMEEEEGQDVDE; via the coding sequence ATGCTGTCAGTTTTTAAAAATTCTTGGGCCCTTTTATTGGGCATGATGCTGTTAATGGTTGGAAACGGTCTGCAGAGCACCCTGTTGGGGGTGCGTGGCGGCATAGAGCAGTTTTTACCTTTCGAAATGTCGATGATTATGTCCGCATATTTCATTGGGTTTTTGGGCGCCAGCCGCATGGTGCCCTCGCTTATTCGCCGCGTTGGCCATGTGCGCGTATTTGCGGCACTTGCCTCCTTCATTTCGGCTGTGCTGGTGTTGTTTCCATTATATTTAAACCCGGTTTTTTGGATGTTTGGGCGTTTGATCATCGGGTTTTGTTTTTGTGGCGTTTATATTATCGCTGAAAGCTGGCTGAACAACGCCGCAACGAATGAAAACCGTGGTCAATCCCTTTCGCTTTATTTGATATTGCAAATGGTGGGAATTGTCGTTGGCCAAGGCCTATTGGTCACCAGTGATCCTGGGGGCTATACGTTATTTATTATCATTTCGGTTTTCGTTTCCGTGTCATTTGCGCCGATTCTTCTTTCGATCAGCCCGACACCAGCTTTTGAAACCACAAATCCAATGCCATTGAAAAAGCTGATTGAAACCTCACCTTTGGGCTGCGCGGGGATGTTTGTGCTGGGCGGGGTGTTTTCAGCACAATTTGGCATGGCGGCGGTTTATGGGGCGGAAGTGGGTTTATCGCTGGGAAAGATTTCGCTTTTCGTTGCGACTTTTTATATTGGTGCGGTGTTTTTACAATACCCGATCGGCTGGTTATCTGATCGAATGGACCGGCGCCGCTTGATCATGAGCGTGGCTGCGATTGGAGCCGTTGGGGCTCTTATTGGGGTTTTTATGGGGCAGAATTTCACCTTGTTATTGGTTTCGGCCTTCATTGTAGGGGGGACGTCGAACCCGCTTTATTCTTTACTGATCGCGCATACCAATGACTTTTTAGACTTTGATGATATGGTGTCCGCCTCTGGAGGTTTGCTGTTCATCAATGGGATTGGGGCGATTGCTGGTCCTTTAATCGTGGGATGGGTCATGCAGGCCATCGGAGCTTATGGGTTTTTTGTGCTTATTTCTTTCTTGATGGCAGGTCTTGCGCTTTACGCGGCCTATCGCAGTACGCAGCGCGCGGCTCCAACCGTCGAAGAGGCAAATGCCTATCAAACCGTTATGCCCACGGCGTCTCTTTTATCGGTTGAGTTCGCGCAAGAAATCGCGATTGAGACGGCTATGGAAGAGGAAGAAGGCCAAGATGTTGATGAATGA
- a CDS encoding DUF455 family protein, with product MRLSLAEMGAQVLNTADGRAKTALSLQYAQAWQEARAAGNTLEIGTAPAPDHPARPEAPRLCAPKDVAKRKPGSPEGRIALLHAVAHIELNAVDLHWDIIVRFSKTRLPTGFFDDWVQAAAEESKHFNLICDCLENLGSFYGALSAHAGMWRAAQDTKTDLLGRLAVVPMVLEARGLDVTPNMIKIFKQAKETQAVEALELIYSEEVTHVAYGSKWFNFLCGRDDKDPKQVFHALVRKYFKGNLKPPFNAEKRADAGIPPDFYWPLTENIEYPAFLGGKNAPG from the coding sequence ATGCGATTAAGCCTTGCTGAAATGGGCGCACAAGTACTGAACACTGCGGATGGGCGCGCAAAGACCGCCCTGTCTTTGCAATATGCCCAAGCCTGGCAAGAGGCGCGCGCCGCAGGCAACACGCTTGAAATTGGAACCGCGCCGGCACCAGATCACCCAGCGCGTCCAGAGGCCCCCCGCTTATGCGCGCCAAAAGACGTGGCCAAACGCAAGCCCGGATCACCCGAAGGCCGGATTGCGCTGTTGCACGCGGTCGCCCATATCGAGCTGAATGCCGTCGATCTGCATTGGGATATTATTGTTCGGTTCAGCAAGACCCGCCTGCCAACCGGCTTTTTTGATGATTGGGTGCAGGCGGCTGCAGAAGAAAGCAAGCATTTCAATTTAATCTGCGATTGCTTAGAAAATTTGGGCAGCTTTTATGGCGCGCTTTCTGCCCATGCCGGAATGTGGCGGGCAGCCCAAGATACAAAAACCGACCTGTTAGGGCGCTTGGCCGTGGTGCCCATGGTTCTAGAAGCCCGTGGACTTGATGTGACGCCGAATATGATAAAAATATTCAAACAGGCAAAAGAAACCCAAGCCGTTGAGGCGCTAGAACTGATCTATTCAGAAGAAGTGACACATGTAGCATATGGATCAAAATGGTTTAATTTCTTGTGCGGGCGCGATGATAAAGACCCAAAGCAAGTTTTTCATGCGCTGGTGCGAAAATATTTCAAAGGCAATCTGAAACCACCCTTTAACGCTGAAAAGCGGGCAGATGCGGGCATCCCGCCAGATTTTTACTGGCCTTTAACCGAAAATATTGAATACCCTGCCTTTCTTGGTGGTAAAAACGCGCCTGGTTGA
- the queA gene encoding tRNA preQ1(34) S-adenosylmethionine ribosyltransferase-isomerase QueA — protein MNLTEFDFELPEELIATRPVSPRSSARLLVSNGEGIADRSVANLLEYLTPKDRLVLNDTKVIPARLSGMRRRSAASGGSGEARIEVTLLHRHKNGDWMALIKPLRKVALNETIEFAGGLSAQLLDKQQGQAVLRFDRSEAAFESALDRFGMMPLPPYIASKRAADAQDRQDYQTVFARHQGSVAAPTASLHFDAPLLAQLAEQNIGITYVTLHVGAGTFLPVKVEDIRSHKMHSEWGSVSPQAAGEIAATQAAGGRIIPVGTTALRLLETAARRSGQIEAWQGETDIFIFPGFEFNVASALMTNFHLPKSTLLMLVSALIGLEQMKFIYSHAIKQQYRFFSYGDSSLLVPQR, from the coding sequence ATGAACTTAACCGAATTTGATTTTGAGCTGCCCGAAGAATTGATTGCCACGCGGCCTGTTTCACCGCGCTCTTCGGCCCGATTGCTGGTGTCAAATGGGGAAGGGATCGCGGATCGGTCTGTGGCAAACTTGCTAGAATATCTCACTCCTAAAGATCGCCTTGTTCTGAACGATACGAAGGTCATTCCGGCCCGCCTGAGCGGTATGCGCCGGCGAAGCGCCGCCTCAGGCGGCAGCGGCGAAGCCCGGATCGAGGTGACATTGCTGCATCGGCACAAGAATGGTGATTGGATGGCGCTGATCAAACCCTTGCGAAAAGTCGCTCTTAACGAGACGATCGAATTCGCCGGCGGCCTGTCGGCGCAGTTGCTCGATAAACAACAAGGGCAAGCTGTGCTGCGCTTTGATAGAAGCGAAGCGGCGTTTGAGAGCGCGCTAGACCGTTTTGGGATGATGCCTTTGCCGCCTTACATCGCGTCAAAACGAGCCGCCGATGCGCAAGATCGACAGGATTATCAAACCGTATTCGCGCGGCATCAAGGCTCGGTGGCCGCGCCCACCGCCTCGCTACATTTTGATGCGCCGCTCTTGGCGCAATTGGCAGAGCAAAATATTGGCATAACCTATGTGACGCTGCATGTGGGCGCGGGCACTTTTTTGCCCGTAAAGGTCGAGGATATTCGAAGCCATAAGATGCATTCTGAATGGGGAAGTGTTTCCCCGCAAGCTGCCGGAGAAATAGCCGCAACGCAGGCTGCGGGGGGGCGCATTATTCCAGTAGGAACAACCGCGCTGCGTTTACTGGAAACCGCCGCGCGTCGCAGTGGTCAGATTGAGGCGTGGCAGGGGGAAACCGATATTTTCATATTTCCAGGCTTCGAATTCAACGTTGCAAGCGCATTGATGACCAATTTTCATTTGCCAAAATCAACATTGTTGATGCTGGTTTCAGCGTTGATCGGGCTTGAACAGATGAAATTTATCTATTCCCATGCGATTAAACAGCAATATCGGTTTTTTTCCTATGGTGATTCCTCGCTTTTGGTTCCACAGAGATAG
- a CDS encoding redoxin domain-containing protein — protein MTNLPYPAPIVQLPRDGGGELALSDLQPSSVVLFFYPRDNTSGCTKEAQGFTTHQDAFEKLNVKIIGISKDSVKSHDKFVEKQGLGIPLLSDEKGDICEQFGVWKEKSMYGKTYFGIERSTFLIDGSGQVVQEWRKVKVAGHVEAVLAAAQTL, from the coding sequence ATGACAAATTTGCCTTATCCCGCTCCAATTGTACAGCTGCCGCGGGATGGTGGCGGCGAATTGGCGCTCTCAGATCTGCAACCATCTTCGGTTGTTCTGTTTTTTTACCCCCGCGATAATACAAGCGGCTGCACGAAAGAAGCTCAAGGCTTTACCACCCATCAGGACGCGTTTGAAAAGTTAAACGTCAAAATTATCGGCATTTCAAAAGACAGCGTGAAAAGCCATGACAAATTTGTTGAAAAGCAGGGGCTCGGCATACCCCTTCTGTCAGATGAAAAGGGCGATATCTGCGAACAATTTGGCGTTTGGAAAGAAAAATCCATGTATGGTAAAACCTATTTTGGTATTGAGCGCTCCACTTTTTTGATAGATGGCTCCGGTCAAGTGGTGCAGGAGTGGCGCAAAGTTAAAGTGGCCGGGCATGTCGAAGCTGTCTTGGCCGCGGCGCAAACCCTGTAA